Proteins encoded by one window of Pseudorca crassidens isolate mPseCra1 chromosome 3, mPseCra1.hap1, whole genome shotgun sequence:
- the IL12RB1 gene encoding interleukin-12 receptor subunit beta-1 codes for MGQGVTRLVPLFLLLLPRQGAEACGTMGCCFQDPPYPEADSGLASGPRDLNCYRILSNAGYECSWEYEGPAAGVSHFLRCCLKPGRCCYFAAGSATKLQFSDQDGISVLHAVTLWVESRAANWTEKSPNITLNLYSSVKYDPPPGNIKVSRSAGQLLMEWETPAHQDGAEVQFRHRTPGSPWKWGDCGHQDDAGFESCLCPLEMDTAQEFQLRRRLRPGVSGGPWSSWSSPVCIPPENPPQAKVRFSVEQLRPNGRRKVTFHEQLPQLELPEGCLGPDSGMEVTYHVHLHMLSCPCKAKATRTLRLRKNLSLSGAAYDLVVFSRNRFGLGPNQTWHIPAYTHSETGVLNISTRANRTTMHWPAQAQGMTYCIEWQPQGQDESLATCTLTAPQDRDPDGMATHSLSQASGAMRQECYRVTIFASAYPEKPTSWSTVLSTFHFGGNASEAGSPQHVSVKKLSQDSVSVDWTPSLLSTCPGVLKEYVVRCQDEASNQVSELSVNATETQITLQGLRAATAYKVQVRADTAKWRGAWSQALRFTVAGGGSPPAQALLLPEVQVSESSDLSIFLASFGSFVSILLLGIFGYLGLNRAVRHLCPPLPTPCASTAVEFSGSQGKQVWQWNSPADFPEEVSQQGALVVNISWDKGERTDVDTAGLLKEKMELPLGAPEPALDTELPLKDRKWVQGCPEAGTLGPGWKDSLEDSPAQAAGLPLLLGDLRQSPKFRSQGETETSASPYR; via the exons ATGGGGCAGGGGGTGACCAGGCTGGtccccctctttctcctcctgctaCCCCGGCAGGGCG CTGAAGCCTGTGGCACCATGGGATGCTGTTTTCAGGATCCGCCGTATCCGGAGGCAGACTCAG GCTTAGCTTCGGGCCCCCGGGACCTAAACTGCTACCGGATACTCAGCAACGCTGGTTATGAATGTTCCTGGGAATATGAGGGCCCCGCAGCTGGGGTCAGCCACTTCCTGAGATGCTG CCTCAAGCCCGGGCGCTGTTGCTACTTTGCCGCAGGCTCAGCCACCAAGCTGCAGTTCTCCGACCAGGATGGCATATCCGTGCTCCACGCTGTCACTCTCTGGGTGGAATCCCGGGCTGCCAACTGGACAGAGAAGTCCCCCAACATTACCCTGAACCTCTACAGCTCAG TTAAATACGACCCTCCCCCAGGAAACATCAAGGTGTCCAGGTCAGCGGGGCAGCTGCTCATGGAGTGGGAGACCCCAGCCCACCAGGATGGTGCTGAGGTACAGTTCCGGCACCGGACACCTGGCAGCCCGTGGAAGTGG GGCGACTGTGGACATCAGGATGATGCTGGCTTCG AGTCATGCCTCTGCCCCTTGGAGATGGACACGGCCCAGGAATTCCAGCTGCGGCGACGGCTGAGGCCGGGGGTCTCCGGAGGTCCCTGGAGCAGCTGGAGCAGCCCTGTGTGCATCCCCCCTG AAAACCCCCCACAGGCCAAGGTGAGGTTCTCGGTGGAGCAGCTCCGCCCGAATGGGAGGAGGAAGGTGACCTTCCACGAGCAG CTGCCCCAGCTGGAGCTTCCAGAAGGCTGCCTCGGGCCCGACTCAGGCATGGAGGTGACCTACCATGTCCACCTGCATATGCTGTCCTGCCCATGTAAGGCCAAGGCCACGAGGACTCTGCGCCTGAGGAAAAATCTCAGCCTCTCGGGTGCCGCCTATGACCTGGTTGTCTTTTCCCGGAATCGCTTTGGCCTCGGTCCCAACCAGACATGGCACATTCCTGCCTATACCCACTCAG AAACAGGGGTTCTGAATATCAGTACCAGAGCCAACAGGACCACCATGCATTGGccagcccaggcccagggcaTGACATACTGCATTGAGTGGCAGCCCCAGGGCCAGGACGAGAGCCTTGCCACCTGCACCCTGACGGCACCCCAGGACCGGGACCCTGATGGAATGG CAACGCACAGCTTGAGCCAAGCATCTGGGGCAATGCGGCAGGAGTGTTACCGCGTCACTATCTTTGCCTCTGCATACCCGGAGAAGCCCACCTCGTGGTCCACCGTCTTGTCCACCTTCCACTTTGGAGGCAATG CCTCGGAGGCCGGGAGCCCACAACATGTGTCTGTAAAGAAACTCAGCCAGGATTCAGTGTCTGTGGACTGGACACCATCTCTGCTGAGCACCTGCCCCGGCGTCCTGAAGGAGTACGTTGTGCGCTGCCAGGATGAGGCCAGCAACCAAGTATCCG AGCTGTCAGTGAATGCCACAGAGACCCAGATCACCCTCCAGGGCCTGCGGGCTGCCACCGCCTACAAGGTGCAGGTTCGAGCAGACACAGCCAAGTGGCGGGGTGCCTGGAGCCAGGCCCTGCGCTTCACCGTCG CAGGAGGTGGCTCTCCGCCAGCCCAAGCTCTTCTGCTCCCAGAAGTCCAGGTCTCTGAGTCGTCCGATTTGTCCATCTTCCTCGCATCTTTTGGGAGCTTCGTGAGCATCCTTCTCCTGGGAATCTTTGGGTACCTCGGCTTGAACAG ggctGTAAGGCACCtgtgcccacccctgcccacaccttgtGCCAGCACTGCCGTCGAGTTCTCTGGCAGCCAGGGGAAGCAG GTTTGGCAGTGGAACAGCCCGGCagacttcccagaggaggtgtcCCAGCAAGGGGCCCTGGTGGTGAACATATCCTGGGACAAAGGAGAGCGAACTGACGTGGACACAGCTGGGCTTCTCAAGGAGAAGATGGAGCTGCCTCTGGGTGCCCCTGAGCCAGCCCTGGACACGGAGCTGCCCTTGAAAGACAGGAAATGGGTGCAGGGATGCCCTGAGGCTGGGACTCTGGGGCCTGGCTGGAAGGACAGTCTGGAGGACAGCCCTGCCCAGGCAGCTGGACTCCCGCTGCTCCTGGGAGACCTAAGGCAGAGCCCCAAATTCCGTTCCCagggagaaacagaaacatcTGCCTCCCCTTACAGATAG